In Candidatus Glassbacteria bacterium, the DNA window GGCGAGCGGCGCGGTCGAGGCGGTGATTGTCAACTGGAACGCCGGCGCCTGGCTCAACCGCTGCCTCGACAGCCTGTTCGCCCACCACCCGGAACTTGAGCTTTACGCCGTGGTGGTGGACAACGCCAGTTCCGACGGATCGTGGGCGGCGGTGGAGGGCCGCGAGCGGGTCCGGCTGATAGTCAACGATACCAACCGCGGATTCGCCGCGGCGGCGAACCAGGGGCTGAAATCCCTGCGCCCGGAAACCGCGTACGTGCTGCTGCTCAACCCGGACGTGGAGTTCACCGCCGGTGTCCTCAACCCGCTGCTCGAATTCCTCGACCGTAATCCCGGCGTGGGGCTGGTCACCCCGCGAATCGAGCGGCCCGACGGCAGCTTTCAGCACACCTGCCGCCGCCGGGAACCGACACCCTGGCAGATTCTCTCCCACTTGTCGGGACTCGCGAAGATTTTTCCGAAAAGTGATTTTTTTGCCGGTTATTTCTACGGCGCCGCCGATCCCTCCGCCGCTCTGGAAGTGGAGGCTGTCAGCGGCAGTTTCATGCTGATGCGCCGGGAACTGCTGGCTGGGGCCGGAGTCTTTGATGAGCGCTATTTCATGTATGCCGAGGACCTTGAGTTCTGCCGTCGCGTACGCGGCT includes these proteins:
- a CDS encoding glycosyltransferase family 2 protein; this encodes MRGGRPGGRLLSNDGPQAGASGAVEAVIVNWNAGAWLNRCLDSLFAHHPELELYAVVVDNASSDGSWAAVEGRERVRLIVNDTNRGFAAAANQGLKSLRPETAYVLLLNPDVEFTAGVLNPLLEFLDRNPGVGLVTPRIERPDGSFQHTCRRREPTPWQILSHLSGLAKIFPKSDFFAGYFYGAADPSAALEVEAVSGSFMLMRRELLAGAGVFDERYFMYAEDLEFCRRVRGSGREIWYYPATGAVHHGAVSSSQRRLRSVWHKHCTACQYLNSARRQDIVAPVRWLLCLILILLVPFRAVISLFTGHSRS